A single window of Aspergillus puulaauensis MK2 DNA, chromosome 5, nearly complete sequence DNA harbors:
- a CDS encoding CCDC12/cwf18 family protein (COG:S;~EggNog:ENOG410PQDR;~InterPro:IPR013169;~PFAM:PF08315), which translates to MSSNHASLDAAATERKARLAKLAALKRKQPEPETEVETAEQEDEPRNELSDVTKKYLSGRNYDAETRGVKLGFDQTPIDGQITLESQAEEIAKEIAEQAKKDEDAEQPIDLFKLQPKKPNWDLKRDLDEKMKVLNVRTQNAIAKLVKQRIEDAQRTAKAKGTGANGNSHGEEVGIEGDMLVEGIHVREQEEDEDELA; encoded by the coding sequence ATGTCCTCCAACCATGCATCTCTCGATGCTGCCGCAACGGAACGAAAAGCTCGTCTAGCGAAACTTGCAGCGCTCAAGCGGAAGCAGCCAGAGCCCGAGACGGAGGTAGAAACGGCCGAACAGGAGGATGAGCCTCGAAACGAACTTTCCGACGTTACAAAAAAGTATCTTTCCGGTCGGAACTATGACGCGGAAACCCGTGGAGTGAAGCTGGGGTTTGACCAAACACCGATCGACGGACAAATAACTCTTGAATCACAGGCAGAGGAAATTGCAAAGGAGATCGCAGAGCAAGCaaagaaggatgaagatgcggagCAGCCAATCGACCTTTTCAAACTGCAACCCAAGAAGCCCAACTGGGATTTAAAGCGAGATCTGGACGAGAAAATGAAGGTCTTGAATGTGAGGACGCAGAATGCAATCGCAAAGCTTGTGAAACAACGAATAGAGGATGCTCAGCGTACGGCCAAAGCGAAGGGCACAGGTGCCAATGGGAACAGCCACGGAGAGGAAGTTGGTATCGAGGGGGATATGCTTGTGGAAGGCATCCATGTCCgtgagcaggaggaagacgaggatgaactGGCTTGA
- a CDS encoding uncharacterized protein (COG:S;~EggNog:ENOG410PSX1;~InterPro:IPR039715;~PFAM:PF13917), translating to MNRYRNAPGMRGPTKATASTLCQKCLKRGHYSYECKATAQERPYMARPSRTQQLQNPRLRPQLTTDVPEDAKRTEGTADSLLAQREQERGRKRDLHELDPLDNRGQASKRSRSISSHSASSVSTISTNRSRSRSPRRERYDERRGETGSKSQEAQSWSRKRRHSNSSSGYSVSSNSSRERSHTRSPGRNIRRRRRESSPKERGRARSLSRDGSRRERSRNHDMDKGRGTRGRRSMNGETDLDQGYAKQSSSMNQPNTSHDERGLDERNRAPPPRRERSLSPYSKRIALTQAMNMGR from the exons ATGAATCGTTATCGAAATGCCCCCGGCATGAGGGGCCCTACAAAGGCGACTGCTTCTACTCTTTGCCAGAAATGCTTGAAACGAG GGCACTATAGTTATGAATGCAAAGCCACCGCTCAAGAGCGACCCTATATGGCTCGTCCGTCTCGTACTCAGCAACTACAAAACCCGAGACTACGTCCGCAGCTTACGACGGATGTCCCAGAAGATGCCAAACGCAC GGAGGGTACTGCAGACTCTCTACTGGCGCAACGCGAGCAAGAGCGCGGTCGTAAAAGAGATCTTCATGAATTAGACCCTCTGGACAACCGTGGTCAGGCGTCAAAGCGGTCTCGGTCAATATCATCGCATTCTGCGAGCTCCGTGTCTACGATCTCTACAAACCGGTCACGCTCACGGTCACCCCGACGTGAACGGTACGACgagagaaggggagaaacAGGGTCGAAATCACAAGAAGCCCAGTCGTGGTCAAGAAAGAGGCGACATAGCAATTCATCTTCTGGTTACTCGGTTTCGTCGAATTCATCCAGAGAGAGATCGCACACACGTTCACCGGGAAGGAACATTCGGCGAAGGCGTCGCGAATCGAGTCCGAAGGAACGAGGTCGGGCTCGCAGCCTTTCGCGTGATGGAAGTCGCAGAGAGAGAAGTCGCAACCATGACATGGACAAAGGCCGAGGTACAAGGGGGAGACGGTCTATGAATGGGGAGACCGACCTCGACCAAGGCTATGCAAAGCAGTCATCTTCGATGAACCAACCAAACACATCCCACGACGAACGAGGACTAGATGAAAGGAATCGCGCTCCGCCGCCTCGACGCGAGCGAAGTCTCAGTCCTTATAGCAAGCGAATTGCTTTGACACAAGCCATGAATATGGGCCGTTAA